In Promicromonospora sp. Populi, one genomic interval encodes:
- the pstB gene encoding phosphate ABC transporter ATP-binding protein PstB, whose amino-acid sequence MTIEEQTAVAVQSPPSGKELSVLDARNVSAWFGSHKVLERVSLTMPAGQVTALIGPSGCGKSTFLRILNRMHELVPIAALAGEVRLDGDDIYDRGKKIQDARKDIGMVFQKPNPFPAMSIYDNVVAGLKLTGVRASRDEKDQLVERSLTSAGLWNEVKDRLAQPGGGLSGGQQQRLCIARSLAVRPKVLLMDEPCSALDPTSTRVIEETMVELQKEVTIVIVTHNMQQAQRVSQQCAFFLASQGTPGAIVEHGDTEAMFSEPQDERTYDYVNGRFG is encoded by the coding sequence ATGACCATCGAGGAACAGACCGCGGTCGCGGTGCAGAGCCCGCCGTCGGGCAAGGAGCTCTCCGTGCTGGACGCGCGGAACGTGTCCGCGTGGTTCGGCTCGCACAAGGTGCTCGAACGGGTCTCGCTGACCATGCCTGCAGGGCAGGTCACGGCGCTGATCGGGCCGTCGGGCTGCGGCAAGTCGACATTCCTGCGCATCCTCAACCGGATGCACGAGCTGGTGCCCATCGCGGCGCTGGCCGGCGAGGTGCGGCTCGACGGCGACGACATCTACGACCGCGGCAAGAAGATCCAGGACGCCCGCAAGGACATCGGCATGGTGTTCCAGAAGCCGAACCCGTTCCCGGCGATGTCGATCTACGACAACGTCGTGGCGGGGCTCAAGCTCACCGGCGTGCGGGCCTCCCGGGACGAGAAGGACCAGCTCGTGGAGCGGTCGCTCACCTCGGCCGGGCTCTGGAACGAGGTCAAGGACCGGCTCGCGCAGCCGGGCGGCGGGCTCTCGGGCGGGCAGCAGCAGCGGCTCTGCATCGCGCGGTCGCTGGCCGTGCGGCCCAAGGTGCTGCTGATGGACGAGCCGTGCTCCGCGCTCGACCCCACCTCCACGCGGGTCATCGAGGAGACCATGGTCGAGCTGCAGAAGGAGGTGACGATAGTGATCGTCACCCACAACATGCAGCAGGCCCAGCGGGTCTCCCAGCAGTGCGCGTTCTTCCTCGCGTCGCAGGGCACGCCCGGCGCGATCGTCGAGCACGGCGACACCGAGGCCATGTTCTCGGAGCCACAGGACGAGCGCACCTACGACTACGTGAACGGCCGGTTCGGGTGA
- a CDS encoding PASTA domain-containing protein, with product MSDGAETRAGPGGGAADGAVADESLFGGRYVLGDLLGVGGTASVFAAEDVGRSVGEGRAESPVDGRAEQRADEPGVDGVPVALKILHPHLSADAASRDAFLTEAHAAQELRHPNIAAVRGSGLHEASGVVLAWIALDLVDGGSVGERVDADGPLRPAEAAAVLDGVLAALAVAHEVRLVHRDVSPANVLLHGVGPGEALRAEHVRLVDFGLADAAGRTAVGRDVLRAGADVLRLGPGADGSAVTVVLDAATAGVSRTRTAGAGAVAGAGARAGAATGGRAGTTSGPRAGQSVVGNPQFMSPEQAQGRPVRVAGDLYQAGALLYYLLTGRPPFPRDTDAQVLDAHVSAPPPVPSALVQGARAFDRVVTRAMHKTPVRRFRDAAEMRTALAEAAARLRRPDEPTPAPPPPDGPLSAGDLLDRQSASQQISSTQRTGDLKYLTPVEAEPAPEPARRGGAAGVGVVVIGLLVAGLAVWAAVAAPGLSAAGPSPSPSASRSVSAGPTPSDTPSADPSPSREPTPSASPEESAPSPSSAPTPSGNATTAPPSNPEQVRVPVLTGTLAEVQAALRDAGLVLGEVTRTDSPEPANSVLGQRTAGGRTVPAGTAVDVTVASGRNTVPTVVGMTLGAAAAEVESAGFEVVLEDPTAPAITPASGTTPPAGTVLRLGVRVTVLVGESEPAPSGSPSGGP from the coding sequence ATGAGCGACGGCGCGGAGACGAGGGCGGGGCCGGGCGGTGGCGCGGCCGACGGTGCTGTGGCGGACGAGTCGCTGTTCGGCGGGCGGTACGTGCTCGGGGACCTGCTCGGCGTGGGTGGGACCGCGTCCGTGTTCGCGGCGGAGGACGTCGGCCGGTCGGTCGGGGAGGGCCGCGCCGAGTCGCCGGTCGACGGACGTGCGGAGCAACGGGCCGACGAGCCCGGGGTCGACGGCGTCCCGGTCGCGCTGAAGATCCTGCACCCGCACCTCAGCGCCGACGCCGCGTCGCGCGACGCGTTCCTGACCGAGGCGCACGCAGCCCAGGAGCTGCGGCACCCGAACATCGCCGCGGTGCGCGGCTCCGGCCTGCACGAGGCATCGGGGGTGGTGCTCGCGTGGATCGCCCTCGACCTGGTCGACGGCGGCAGCGTCGGCGAACGGGTCGACGCCGACGGGCCGCTGCGCCCGGCCGAGGCCGCCGCGGTGCTCGACGGCGTGCTGGCGGCGCTCGCGGTCGCGCACGAGGTCCGTCTGGTGCACCGCGACGTGTCGCCCGCGAACGTCCTGCTGCACGGGGTGGGGCCGGGCGAGGCGCTGCGCGCGGAGCACGTGCGGCTCGTGGACTTCGGCCTGGCTGACGCCGCCGGGCGCACCGCGGTGGGCCGTGACGTGCTGCGGGCCGGTGCGGACGTGCTGCGCTTGGGCCCTGGCGCCGACGGGTCGGCAGTGACCGTGGTGCTCGACGCCGCCACGGCCGGGGTGTCCCGGACCCGGACCGCGGGAGCCGGTGCTGTTGCGGGGGCTGGTGCCCGTGCCGGGGCCGCAACTGGTGGGCGTGCCGGGACCACATCCGGACCCAGAGCGGGGCAGTCCGTGGTGGGCAACCCTCAGTTCATGTCGCCGGAGCAGGCGCAGGGCCGGCCGGTGCGCGTCGCGGGCGACCTCTACCAGGCCGGCGCCCTGCTGTACTACCTGCTGACCGGGCGTCCGCCCTTTCCTCGGGACACCGACGCCCAAGTGCTCGACGCGCACGTGTCCGCGCCGCCGCCCGTGCCGTCGGCCTTGGTCCAGGGCGCGCGGGCCTTCGACCGCGTGGTGACCCGCGCCATGCACAAGACACCGGTTCGCCGCTTCCGCGACGCCGCCGAGATGCGGACCGCACTGGCGGAGGCGGCGGCCCGCCTCCGCAGACCAGACGAGCCCACTCCCGCTCCGCCGCCCCCCGATGGACCGTTGAGTGCGGGGGACTTGTTGGATCGCCAGTCGGCATCCCAACAAATATCCAGCACTCAGCGGACCGGCGACCTCAAGTACCTGACGCCCGTCGAGGCCGAGCCAGCGCCCGAGCCTGCCCGGCGCGGCGGTGCGGCGGGCGTCGGGGTTGTGGTGATCGGGCTGCTCGTGGCCGGGCTGGCGGTCTGGGCCGCTGTCGCGGCGCCGGGGCTGTCCGCGGCGGGTCCGTCGCCGTCGCCGAGCGCCAGCCGGTCGGTATCGGCCGGCCCGACGCCGTCAGACACGCCGAGCGCGGACCCGTCGCCCTCGCGGGAGCCGACGCCGAGCGCGTCGCCGGAGGAGAGCGCCCCGTCGCCGTCGTCCGCGCCGACACCCTCCGGGAACGCGACCACCGCGCCGCCGTCGAACCCCGAGCAGGTGCGGGTGCCCGTGCTGACCGGGACGCTCGCCGAGGTGCAGGCGGCGCTGCGCGACGCCGGGCTGGTGCTCGGCGAGGTCACGCGCACGGACTCGCCCGAGCCCGCCAACAGCGTGCTCGGCCAGCGGACCGCGGGCGGGCGGACCGTGCCGGCGGGTACCGCCGTGGACGTCACCGTGGCGAGCGGCCGCAACACCGTGCCGACCGTGGTCGGCATGACGCTGGGTGCGGCGGCGGCCGAGGTGGAGTCGGCGGGCTTCGAGGTGGTGCTGGAGGATCCGACCGCGCCGGCGATCACCCCCGCCAGCGGCACCACGCCGCCGGCCGGGACGGTGCTCCGCCTGGGCGTGCGCGTGACGGTGCTGGTCGGGGAGTCCGAGCCGGCGCCGTCGGGCTCGCCATCCGGAGGGCCCTGA
- a CDS encoding DUF6510 family protein: MTHHLDGNVLAGALSEVFTTDVTAARARCGGCGHMGRIAEAMVYPDAPGLVARCTGCDHVLVTVVDTGDRLILSLAGLSAIELRR; encoded by the coding sequence ATGACACATCACCTCGACGGCAACGTACTGGCGGGTGCACTCTCCGAGGTGTTCACCACCGACGTGACCGCAGCACGCGCACGGTGCGGCGGCTGCGGCCACATGGGCCGGATCGCGGAGGCCATGGTCTACCCCGACGCCCCTGGGCTCGTGGCCCGGTGCACGGGGTGCGACCACGTGCTCGTCACGGTCGTCGACACGGGCGACCGCCTCATCCTCAGCCTCGCGGGGCTGAGCGCCATCGAGCTGCGTCGCTGA
- a CDS encoding ferredoxin reductase yields MSAQPVTQVSTSRPRPAWHVATVVETRRETPSAVRLTLDVPTWPGSEAGSHLDLRLTAPDGYQASRSYSIASSTPAGQVVLAVDALPDGEVSPFLVHDVLPGDKLEIHGPLGAYFIWRPDGSGRPVQLVAGGSGVVPLYAMAAAHGATGDDAPFRLIYSVRTPADTFFADELAALAGPGFELDLVYTREAPDGWPDPVGRLNRETLAARTIEAADRPSIYVCGSTGFVEAVAPWLQELGHSATDIHTERFGGL; encoded by the coding sequence GTGAGCGCGCAACCCGTGACCCAGGTCAGCACGTCCCGGCCGCGCCCGGCGTGGCATGTCGCGACCGTCGTCGAGACCCGCCGCGAGACACCGTCGGCCGTACGGCTCACCCTCGACGTGCCCACGTGGCCCGGCAGCGAGGCCGGGTCCCACCTCGACCTGCGCCTCACCGCCCCCGACGGCTATCAGGCGAGCCGGTCCTACTCGATCGCCTCCTCCACACCGGCCGGACAGGTGGTGCTCGCGGTCGACGCGCTGCCGGACGGCGAGGTCTCGCCGTTCCTGGTCCACGACGTGCTGCCCGGTGACAAGCTCGAGATCCACGGCCCGCTGGGGGCGTACTTCATCTGGCGACCCGACGGGAGCGGCCGTCCGGTCCAGCTCGTCGCCGGCGGCTCCGGCGTCGTACCGCTCTACGCGATGGCCGCCGCGCACGGTGCCACCGGCGACGACGCACCCTTCCGGCTGATCTACTCCGTCCGCACCCCGGCAGACACCTTCTTCGCGGACGAGCTCGCCGCACTCGCCGGGCCGGGGTTCGAGCTGGACCTCGTCTACACCCGCGAAGCACCGGACGGCTGGCCGGACCCGGTCGGGCGGCTCAACCGGGAGACGCTCGCCGCCCGCACCATCGAGGCGGCCGACCGGCCAAGCATCTACGTGTGCGGCTCCACAGGGTTCGTCGAAGCGGTCGCCCCCTGGCTGCAAGAGCTCGGCCACTCCGCGACGGACATCCACACCGAGCGCTTCGGAGGCCTTTAG
- a CDS encoding molybdopterin-dependent oxidoreductase, which produces MSFATRGFSGRRREPDTRLPPGQSLVQDWPVLSAGPTPHVDAADWELTIQDETGTDHRWSWDQLLALGVEDVTVDIHCVTHWTKLDMAWRGVSLDKVFENVESEHEYVMAHSYGGYTTNLPLEDLLDGKAWIATEAEGDPLHPEHGGPARLLVPHLYFWKSAKWLRGLTMMPDNDPGFWEQYGYHLYGDPWKEERYW; this is translated from the coding sequence ATGTCGTTCGCCACCCGTGGTTTCTCCGGCCGCCGACGCGAACCGGACACGCGCCTCCCGCCGGGCCAGAGCCTGGTCCAGGACTGGCCGGTGCTCAGCGCCGGCCCCACTCCGCACGTCGACGCCGCCGACTGGGAGCTCACGATCCAGGACGAGACCGGCACCGACCACCGGTGGAGCTGGGACCAGCTCCTCGCGCTCGGGGTCGAGGACGTCACGGTGGACATCCACTGCGTCACCCACTGGACCAAGCTCGACATGGCCTGGCGCGGCGTCAGCCTCGACAAGGTGTTCGAGAACGTCGAGTCCGAGCATGAGTACGTCATGGCCCACTCCTACGGCGGCTACACCACCAACCTGCCCCTGGAGGACCTGCTGGACGGCAAGGCCTGGATCGCCACCGAGGCCGAGGGCGACCCGTTGCACCCGGAGCACGGCGGACCCGCACGGCTGCTCGTGCCGCACCTGTACTTCTGGAAGAGCGCCAAGTGGCTCCGCGGCCTGACGATGATGCCGGACAACGATCCCGGGTTCTGGGAACAGTACGGCTACCACCTCTACGGCGACCCGTGGAAGGAGGAGCGCTACTGGTGA
- the sigJ gene encoding RNA polymerase sigma factor SigJ — MTDQLPRPDELEVFEGFRTRLEAIAYRLLGSAAEAEDAAQETFLRWAAADREQIRVPEAWLTRVLTNLCLTQLGSARARREVYVGEWLPEPVLGGDPMLGPADTAEQRESVSTAVLVLLERLTPNERAVYVLREAFAYSHAEIAEILDLTEVGSQQIFHRAKQHLAKERTRAAIDLADARTVVEEFLAAATSGQVEPLLRLLTADVVGVGDGGGKVPARARSVDGAKAVAQFLRGLFRPAESKRAIVGGRPDMYAWTANGLPAVIVVVDDRIVGVMTLEPTDDGIAAVLSQVNPDKLGRAARQWAAADHGEPIISGW; from the coding sequence ATGACAGATCAGCTGCCCCGCCCGGACGAGCTGGAGGTCTTCGAGGGCTTCCGCACCCGGCTGGAGGCCATCGCCTACCGCCTCCTGGGCTCGGCCGCGGAGGCCGAGGATGCCGCCCAGGAGACTTTCCTGCGCTGGGCCGCCGCGGACCGTGAGCAGATCAGGGTGCCGGAGGCGTGGCTGACCCGGGTGCTGACCAACCTGTGCCTCACCCAGCTGGGGTCCGCGCGGGCGCGGCGCGAGGTCTACGTGGGCGAGTGGCTGCCCGAGCCGGTGCTCGGTGGCGACCCGATGCTGGGCCCGGCGGACACGGCCGAGCAGCGCGAGTCGGTTTCCACGGCGGTGCTCGTGCTGCTGGAGCGGCTCACCCCGAACGAGCGAGCGGTCTACGTGCTGCGGGAGGCGTTCGCCTACTCGCACGCGGAGATCGCCGAGATCCTTGACCTCACCGAGGTGGGCAGCCAGCAGATCTTCCACCGGGCCAAGCAGCACCTGGCCAAGGAGCGGACCCGCGCCGCGATCGACCTGGCCGACGCGCGCACAGTGGTGGAAGAGTTCCTGGCGGCCGCCACGAGCGGGCAGGTCGAACCGCTGCTGCGGCTGCTGACCGCCGACGTGGTGGGGGTCGGCGACGGCGGCGGCAAGGTCCCGGCGCGCGCGAGGTCCGTCGACGGCGCGAAGGCCGTCGCGCAGTTCCTGCGCGGCCTGTTCCGGCCGGCCGAGTCCAAGCGGGCGATCGTCGGCGGCCGTCCCGACATGTACGCGTGGACCGCCAACGGGCTTCCGGCCGTGATCGTCGTGGTCGACGACCGGATCGTCGGCGTCATGACCCTGGAGCCGACCGACGACGGGATCGCCGCGGTGCTCAGCCAGGTCAACCCCGACAAGCTCGGCCGCGCCGCCCGGCAGTGGGCGGCTGCGGACCACGGGGAGCCGATCATCAGCGGCTGGTGA